Proteins encoded by one window of Macadamia integrifolia cultivar HAES 741 unplaced genomic scaffold, SCU_Mint_v3 scaffold1250, whole genome shotgun sequence:
- the LOC122063210 gene encoding uncharacterized protein LOC122063210, giving the protein MNFVSKILVGLNNDLKAVKGHLLAGDMVPTLNDAYSRLQRITSSTKPDQSSKDNFAFVANRGRGRGHDRRGGHGSTRQTSDRAARHCTYFGKPNHTVETCRAKHGKSEWATQLANHAVLDDGTDTVSPIATKPIPSSEDFSTSLRDDINQLLRRLHTLEASSNTSNSASTSAATLAHTGSSHREDDWWRA; this is encoded by the exons ATGAATTTTGTCTCCAAGATCCTGGTTGGTTTGAATAATGATCTGAAGGCTGTGAAGGGTCACTTACTTGCGGGTGACATGGTTCCTACTTTGAATGATGCCTATTCTAGGTTGCAGCGTATCACCTCTTCCACCAAGCctgatcagtcttccaaagacaacTTTGCTTTTGTTGCTAACCGTGGCCGTGGTCGCGGTCATGATCGTAGGGGAGGACATGGCTCTACTAGACAGACATCTGATCGTGCTGCTCGCCATTGCACATACTTTGGGAAGCCTAATCATACAGTtgagacttgtcgggccaagcATGGCAAATCAGAATGGGCAACCCAGTTGGCCAATCATGCAGTGTTGgatgatggtactgacacaGTGTCTCCGATTGCTACTAAGCCTATACCTTCTTCAGAAGATTTCTCTACTAGTCTGCGtgatgacatcaatcagttgctccggcgcttgcacactcttgaggcatcctctaatacatccaataGTGCGTCTACATCCGCTGCTACCTTAGCCCACACAG gatcttcacacagggaagacgattggtggagggcgtaA